Part of the Streptomyces sp. NBC_00457 genome, GCTGCAGCGCGAGATCTACGACGCGGTGTACGAGGCCCAGGAGGCGGGCATGGCCGCGGTCAAGCCCGGTGCGCACTTCCGCGACTTCCATGAGGCCGCCCAGCGGTCGCTGGCCGCCCGGCTGGTCGAGTGGGGCTTCCTGGAGGGCCCGGCCGAGCGCGTGTACGAGCTGGATCTCCAGCGCCGCTTCACCATGGCGGGCACCGGCCACATGCTCGGTCTCGACGTGCACGACTGTGCGCAGGCCCGCAACGAGGACTACATCGACGGCGTGCTGGAAGCCGGTATGTGCCTGACCGTCGAGCCCGGCCTGTACTTCCAGCCCGACGACCTGACCGTCCCCGAGGAGTGGCGCGGCATCGGCGTCCGGATCGAGGACGATGTGCTGGTGACGGCGGACGGGAACGAGAACCTGTCGGCGGGGCTGCCCCGCTCGGCCGACGAAGTCGAGGCGTGGATGCGGGAGTTCGCGGGCTGACCCAGGAAACCGGAAAGTTCGCGGGCTGACCCCGGAAACCGGAAAGGGGGGCGACGCGCCCCGTCCTGACCAGAGCGCCGTCGGCGACCTGAACGCCGGCGGTGCCCGGTCAGGCGTCGGGGGCGGAGACCACCGTGAGGTGGCTCGCCGTGCGGCGGGCTCGTGCGGGCCTGCGGCCGGTGGGGGTGGCGCGGCGGGCGGGGCGGAGGATCAGCGTCATCCGCGTGTAGCCCATCTCGTGCAGCGTCCGGGGGGTTTCGTCGACGACCCGGCAGTCCGTGGCGCCCCAGCGCGGGTCCGGGTGCAGCAGCGGGCGGACCGCGCCGTCGTGGGCGAGGGCCTGCTCGCCGACCGCGCGGATCCAGTGCGGCAGGCCGTGCCGGTAGGCGGCCTCCATGATGGGGTCCTGGGCGATGTCCCGGCGGATCGCCTGCAGCCCGTGGTCGTGGCCGTGCCGCTCGACGGCGGCGGCGAAGAGGGCCAGCATGGGCAGGCACCAACTCGACTCGTGGTCGCCGAGGACCGTGCTCGCGTCCGGGTGGAACAGGACGAAGCGCAGGAAGTTGTCGTACGGCATGGCCGTGGGGTGCGGGCCGATGCCGCGGAAAAGTGTCTCGAAAGCGGTGTTGCTCAGGACCACGTCCCACCGGTGATCGAGCACGACGGACGGGAAGGTGACGGCCTCCAGGAGGGTGGCGTAGTCATGGAGATACGCCTGGGCCTCAAGACTCTCGGGGACGGGCCGCGGCGCCGGCCGCTGCCCACCTGCCTGATACGCCATCGGGAGGTCACCCCTCTTGCCTATGCGGCCTTCACGCGGCGCCTTGATCCTCGTGCCCCGACGCGAGGTGTGTCAACTATCGTGGCATTTCATGCCGGTTGACGGCTGAAATTGGCCACAGTTGTGGCGACACCTGGATGTGAGTTCGAACCACCGGCTACTCTCCGGGAAGTTCACGCCAACCGTGTGTGGTGAGAATGCCGGTGAGAAGGCCTGTGAGAGACGTGGGAGATCTGTCGGTGACGGATGGCTTCGAGGGTCCCGGCGCCGCGATGGCGGCTCTGCCGGCGGTCGTCGCCCGGGTCACCGCACTCGCCGACCGGCTGGGCGTGGCGCACGCGGACGCCTTCGCCACCGGCCGTCTGTCCGTCGCCTCCGGTGTCCCCGAGCCCGTGGTCAAGGCCCTGCTGAGCGGTCGGCCGGCGGGCGAGCCCGATGTGCAGGCGCGGTTTCTGCAACGCCTGGACCTGCTGCGCCGCACCCGGCTCAAGCCGAACGGGCGCAAGTACACCCAGCAGGAGATCGCCGACGGTGCGGGCATGTCTCGGCAGCAGGCGGGCGCTCTCATCAACGGCGACCGGCGTCCCACCATGGAGCACTGCGACGCCATTCAGCGCTTCTTCCGGGTGCATGCCGGATTCCTGACGGCCGAGGATCCCGAAGCGCTCGCGGGCGCCCTTCAGCGCACCGAGCAGGAGCTGCTGCAGAAGCTCGCCGACCGTGAGCGGGAGGCGGCGGCCGCCGCCGACGACCCGCTGGAGCGGCTGCTGCAGGACCACGGCGTCCGCGGAATCGCCTGGCGGGCCGCGCAGCTGCCCACCGACCAGCACCGCGACAAGGTCGCCGAATGGCTGGACATGCTCCTGGAGAGCGTCAAGCGGCCCGAGTCCTGAGCCTGGGGAGATCAGTGGGCATCGACAAGGAAATGCGCCGCCTGTGCGGCGAGTTGGTCGCGGAGCTCACGCTCCCCGCACCGGCGCGGCCCGAGGACCTGTACGGCGCCCTGTGCGACGCGATGAGCAGACGCCGCGGCCGTCCTGTCCACTTCCGTACGGCCGCCTTCCCGCCCGGCACCGCCAGCGGGCTGTGGCTCGACATGAACGACCAGGACGTCGTGGTCGTCGAGGAACGCACCGCCCCCGACCACCAGTTGGTCATCCTCGGCCACGAGCTGTGGCACATGAAGGCCGGGCACTGCAGCCACCATGTCGAGGGCGCCGCCGTCGCCGCCCGGCTGCTCAGCGACGAGGCCGACCTCGAGGACACCGTCCGCCGGATCGCCGCCCGCACCCGCTTCGACGAAGCCGAGGAGCAGGACGCCGAGAGCTTCGGCCTCCTGCTGGCCAGCAAGTGCCGTACCTGGCTTGCCGGGTCGTCGTCGCGGGGGCCGGTGCAGCGGGATCGGTTGGCTGGGCGGATCGAGGCGTCGTTGGGGTATTTGGGGTTGTGACATTGGCTCGGTCGCCTTCGGGGGGCGGCATCTAGCGGCTGGCGACGCGCTGTGTTGGATGGCTCGGTCGCCTTCGGGGGCGCTTAATGCCGGTGTCGAGACGGCGATCGTGCTCGACGCTTCGCGCCTCCGCGCGTTCGCCGTCTCGACACCGGCGCGCCCCCTGCGGCTCCCTCGCGGCCGGCGCGTCGGACCAGTGGGCGTTGGTGGGCACTCACCCGGCACTCACCCCGCACCCGCCCGGCACCTCACCCCGCACCCACCTCACACCCGCCCGGCACCTCACCCGGTTCTCACCTGGCCCTCGCCCTGCACCCGCCGTGGGCTGAGTGGGCGAACCGGCAGGTGGGCGAGGTCGATTGTCAGTGGTGGGCGGCAGACTTGGAGGTGCGTGCCGTCCGAGTGCTCAGGCGCGCCCGACCGACGCCGACGTGGGGAGAGCCGACCGATGCAGACCGCCCTGATGACCGACCGTGAGCGCACCGCCGTACAGGCCTATCTGCGGCTGCTGCACACCGTGCGTGCGGCCTTCGACACCGCTGCCGGCCCGCCGGGCGGTGGGCTGCCACCCGCCGTTCCGCCGTCCGTGCTGGCCGAGGCGGAGCAGGCGCTGGCGGAGGCGGGTCTCGCGGGCAACGAGGAGGAGTTCTTCCGGCTGCTGCAGAGCTGGTGCCCGGAGGCCTGACCTACGCCCCGGCCTGGTGGCGTACGGAGACGGCCGTCGCCACCAGGCCGCGCCGGACGGTCCAGCGGCCCTCGAAGTGACGGAGCCGCCGGCCGTCGATCAGCGGTCCGGGGACCAGGAGTTCGGCGCGGAAGGCGCCGCCGAGCCGGTCGCCAGGGTGCGCGGAGATCTCGATGTCGGCCTCGGTGAAGTCGAGCCACTGCCGGGTGAGGGGGAACCACGCCTTGTACACGGACTCCTTGGCGCTGAACAGCAGCCGGTCCCAGTGGATGTCCGGATGGAGCGCGGCCAGGCCGCTGAGCCGCGGTACCTCCGTGGGCAGGGCCACGGCGGCCAGCACACCCTCCGGGAGCGGGTCATGGGGTTCGGCGTCGATGCCGATCGAGGCGAGGTCGGTGGCGCGGACCAGGGCGGCGGCGTGGTAGCCCTCGCAGTGGGTCATGCTGCCGACCAGGCCGGCCGGCCAGCCCGGTGCGCCACGCTCGCCGGGCAGCACGGCCTGCGGCGGCACGCCGAGCTTCTCCATGGCGCGGCGGGCACAGGTCCGTACGGTGGCGAACTCACGGCGGCGTTTGTCGACCGCCCGCGCCACGACCGCCTCTTCCTCGGGGTACAGGGGAGCCGGCTCGTCGCTACCGTACGTCTCCACGACCACCACCGAGGCGGGCAGCAGCTCCTCGATCACCTGGCCCGACCTCCCTGGGCAGTATGCGGCGCAGCGCCCCCGGCTCCTGGGAGCGCTTGCTCCATTCTCGCGGGTATCCGACGGACACCTCTTCGAAGCGGACACCGTCGTGCCAGGTCGTCCGCGGAATGTGCAGATGACCATAGACCATGGTCCGGACCCGGAATCTGCGGTGCCAGTCGGCCGTCAGCCCGGTGCCGCACCACATGGCGAACTCGGGGTACCACAGGACGTCCGTCGGGTGCCGGTCCAGCGGGTAGTGGTTGACCAGCACCGTCGGCAGGTCGCCGGGCAGCTCGGCGAGCCTGCCCTCGGTGGCCGCGACCCGGGCCCGGCACCAGGCGTCGCGGCTCGGGTAGGGGTCGGGGTGCAGCAGATACTCGTCGTTGCAGACGATCCCGGTTCCGTGCGCGTACGCCAGTCCCTCTTCCTTGGTCGCGCAGCCGGCCGGGAGGAACGAGTAGTCGTAGAGCAGGAACAGCGGCGCCACGGCCACCGGGCCGCCGGGGCCGTCCCAGATGGGGTACGGGTCCTCGGGTGTGAGCACGCCCAGTTCCCGGCACTCCTCGACGAGGTGCTCGTAGCGGGCGACGCCGCGCAGGGTGACGGGGTCCTTCGGGTGGGTCCACAGTTCGTGGTTGCCGGGGGCCCAGACGACCTTGCGGAAGCGCCCGGCGAGGGTCTTCAGGGCCCAGCGGACGTCGGAGACGGTCTCGGAGACGTCGCCGGCCACCAGGAGCCAGTCGTCGTCCGTCTCGGGGTGCATCTTCTCGACGAGGGCGCGGTTCTCCGGGTAGCCGATGTGCAGATCGCTGATGGCCAGCAGCTGTCCGGCACCACCGGCCGTCGACGTCACGTGTTCGCCCCTTCCGCGCAGGAATGGCTCCACGACAGCACATCCGCAGCACCCGGACAAGGCGGGTCTCCAGGGCGGGGCGCGCGGGTTATCAGGAGAACATCGTCCCGTCAGGCAACCTCCGAAAATCCGTAACACGTACGTTGCACGCCGCACCCCCGCGAAGCCGTATGATCGCCCCAACACCACACCACGGACTTCCCTTCACCAGGGACAGTTTGGTGTTCCCTCGATTCGATCTGGCCGGGCACGGCCTGCTCCGCCGTGCCCGCGAACCATGAAAGGCGGCCTGCATGGTCTCTCGCGTACGCGTCTGGCTCAACCGCACGTACGCGGAGAACGTGTTCTTCATGGATCAGCTGCGACGAAATCCCAGCGATCGGGCCGTCGAGATCCATGCCACGCACGGCGATGCCGACTCCCCTGTGCTGGCCGCCGCCGACACCGCCGACCTCGAGCCGGAGGGCCTGTCCCCGGCCGCGTATGTCGAGTACGCCCTGGACCAGTGCGTCCGCCGCGGCATCGACGTGTTCGTGCCGCGTGCTCAGCAGTCGGCGATCGTGGCGCACCGCGCCGACTTCGAGGCGGTCGGTACGGCGGTGCTCGCGCCGCCGCCCGAGGCCGTGGCCGTCTTCCACGACAAGGTGATCGCCTACGAGGCGGTCGAGGCGATCGGCGTGCCGGTGCCGCCGTGGTGGCGGGTGCGGTCGGCGGACGAACTCGTCGCCGCTGTCGAGGAGTTGGAGGCGGGCGGCCACAAGGCGTGCTTCAAGCCGGCGTCCGGCGCGGGCGGGGTGGGCTTCCGCAACATCACCCGCACGCCGTTCTCGATGATGCATCTCAACGGCTTCCCGAGTTCGTACGTCCCTCTCGACCTGGTCGTGCAGGCGGTGCGGCAGTCCGAGGAGCCGGTGGACTGGCTGGTCATGCCGCGTCTCGAGCAGCCGGAGGTGTCGGTGGACTGCCTCACCGGGCCCGACAACCGGATCCGGCTGGCGGTGGGCCGCACGAAGAACGGCCGGCGACGTGGGTTCACTCTGCATGAGCAGTGGCTGGCACCGGCGCGGGCGATCGCGGAGGGGTTCGGGCTGCACTACCTGTCCAACATCCAGTTCCGGATGTTCGGGGACACGCCGGTGCTGATGGACGTCAACACGCGTCCGGCGGGCGGGCTGCATCAGCTGTCGCTGTGTGGGGTCAACGCGCCTTGGGCCGCTGTGCAGTTGGCGCTCGGCGAGGATCCGGGTGAGGTGGTTCCGCCGTTCCTCGGGCAGGACTACACGGTGGTCTCCGGGCCGCGGCCGTTGCGCACGGTGTCGTTGCCTCAGCAGCGGGAGGCTGTGCCGCCGATGTCGAGGACGCCTGTGCCTTCGCCTGCGGCGCTTGAGCCGAGGGAGTCGGGTGCGGGTGCGGCGGCGCAGGTACTGCCGCTCTAGGTTGTCTGCCGGGTGCGGGTTCGCTGTGGCTGGTCGCGCAGTTCCCCGCGCCCCTTAGGTAGGTCTCCCTCGCCGGCATGGATTAGTTGACGCCTGGTCCCTAGACCTCGTACCCCCATGCCTTCGCGATCTCCCTCAGGCGGGGCGGGAGTTCGGCGGTCGGGTCGGCGGTGCGGGCGGGCTGGATGCGGCCCGACTTGATGGTGCTGCTCCAGTCGCCGAGCTGGGGGCGGAAGGTGCCGTGGTCCTTGTTGCCGTAGTCGAGCATGCCGCTCTCCCAGTCGACGCCGAGGTAGTCGCACAGGGCGCGGGTGGCCTTCTCCGGTTCGGCGGTGAGTTCCTCGTACGTGACGATGTGCGCGTTCCCGAGCTTCTGCCGGGCCTCTTCCAGCTTCTCCGAGTAGTTGAGCACCTCGGCGCGGATGGCCTCGTGGTCGGGGTCCCGGCGGCGGTCGGTCAGGGACGCGACGATCGCGCCGGGGTGGCGCAGCAGCAGGATGTAGCGGGCGCTGGGCCAACATCGGTCCAGGCGGGGCCAGATGAGGGTGTTGGGTGGCGTCTTGTCGACGATGATGTCCTTGCCGCTGCGGGTCAGCTCCAGGTGCAGCACCCGGTCCCAGAGAAGGTGCTCCAGCTCGGCCTTGTCGAGTTCCAGCGCCTTCATGGCGTCCGCGGTGAAGCTGCGGGTCAGCTCGACGTGGACGGTGCGCAGATGCATCTCGTGCGGGGCGCGGATCCGGCTGTGGCTGTTCAGCAGCACCCGGAGCAGGGTCGAGCCGGAGCGCACCGAGGACAGCACGAAGACCGGCGCCTCCACCAGGCGCGGGGCGATCGGAGCGACGTACGTCGACTCCTTCGGCTTCGCGGCGGGCCGGGGCGACGGAATGGCGTCCAGGGTGCGACGCGGCGGGCTCACCGCCTGCATCATCAGCCTCCCCCGGCGCCTCAGCCCCTTGCCGATCGCTGACTTACGCGAGTCTCCCACCGCGACACCTTTCTCTTGCGCCTTACCTTGGCATCTCACGGGCAGTTGGCAAACTCCAAGTGTCCAAGAAGCAAAGCGCCATGGTCGCGAACTCCGGAAAATCGGCCGTGACCAGGCGCTTTACCGCTTTCTTAATTCTTGATGGGAGTTCCGGGGACGACGTGTCCAGGATCAGAAACGCCCGGCCCCCCGGTACAGCTCCAGTTCGCCGTCCAGCTCGACGGCGAGGACCGTGGCGTGCGGGTCGAGGTCCGCCGCGGCGGGCGGTTCGATCCACAGCACGCCCGGCGTCTCGTGCAGGCCGCCGGTGATCCGGTGGGCCAGTTCCGTGCCGCTTCCGAGCACGCTGACCCGGCGCACCGAACCGAGCAGACCGCGTACGTTGATCTCGGCGCGCGGCGCGTCGAAGAGGATCAGGTAGAGGGTGCGGCGGTCCTTGGAGAGGGTGCTCGGGCCGTAGTGGTGACCGGCCGGGAGGCCGCGCTCGGTGCCGTACACCGCCTCCGCGTGCTTGGCGATCCAGTCGCCGAGCCCCTCCAGCCGCTCGGCCTGCTCCTGCGGGATCGTGCCGTCCTCCCTCGGTCCGACGCTGAGGAGCAGATTGCCGCCACCGCCGATCGTCTCGGCGAAGTAGCGGATCAGCTGGTCGACCGACTTGTGGTTGTGGTCGTGGTGCTGGTGACCCCAGGAGTCGTTGATCGTCAGGCACAGCTCCCAGGGACCCTCGGGCGGGACGACCGGGGCGCCCTGCTCGGGGGTCGCGTAGTCGCCCTCGCTGAGCATGCGGGCGTTGAAGACGACGTCCGGGACCTCGGAGCGGATCAGCGCGGCCAGCTCGGGGATGCGCCACTGCTCCTCGCTGCGGTCCCACTCCCCGTCGAACCACATCAGGTCCGGCTTGTAGCGCGCGGTGAGTTCGCGGATCTGGCCGTCCCGGTAGGCGAGAAACCGTTCCCAGGCGTCCAGGTCCTCGTCCTCGGCCGCGACCTCGGAGTACCGGTTGTCCTCCAGCTCCGGCGGCCGGCCCGGCTTGCGCGTGGAGGCGTAGTCGGGGTGGCTCCAGTCGGAGTGCGAGTAGTAGAACCCGACCTTGAGGCCCTGCTCGCGCAGGGCGTCGGCGTACCCGGATATCAGGTCCCGGCCCACGTTCAGATCGCCGTACGCGGTGTCCCAGAGGGCGACGCCGTCGTGATGGCGGGTGGTCAGAACGGCGTACTTGGCACCGGCGCGCGCGAACAGCTTCGCCCACTCCCGCGGCTCGTACCGGGAGGCGGTGAAGCGCTCGAACTGCGACATGTAGGTGTCGTACGGGACGATGTCGTCGTAGAACGACCAGGACTCCTGGACGCCGTCGACCGCGTAGATCCCCCAGTGAATGAAGATGCCTAGTGTCCTGCGCCAGTAGTTGATCGTTAGTTGGTGTGTGACTTCTACTGCTGGTGCGTCAGTTCCTCGTCGGGGCCCGAAGCTGCAGCCGTTGCTGCTGTCTGATGACGAGCGGGCGGTGTTGGAGCGGTGGACGCGTCGGGCAACATCGGCCCAGGCCCTGGCCCTGCGAGCGCGGATCGTGCTGGCGTGCGCGGGGCCGGAAGTACCGCCGATTGTCGCGGTCGCCCGCGAGTTGCGGGTGGCCGCGGACACGGTCCGCAAGTGGCGGCGGCGCTTCCTCACCCAGCGGCTGGACGGACTGGTCGACGAGCCCCGACCGGGCCGGCCGCCCACCATCAGCGTCGATCAGGTGGAAGCCGTCGTGGTCACCACGCTGGAACAACTGCCCAAGAACGCCACCCACTGGTCGCGGAAATCGATGGCGCAACACAGCGGCCTGTCGAAGTCCACGGTCGGCCGGATCTGGCGGCAGTTCCAGCTCAAGCCGCATCTGGCGGACACCTTCAAGTTGTCGACCGACCCGTTGTTCGTGGAGAAGGTCTACGACGTCGTGGGCCTGTACTTCAACCCGCCCGAGGGGGCGGTGGTGCTCTCGGTGGACGAGAAGTCGCAGATCCAGGCCCTGGACCGGTCCCAGCCGGTGCTGCCGATAATGCCGGGCATGCCCGAGCGGCGCACCCATGACTACGTGCGCAACGGGCTGACCACCCTCTTCGCTGCCTTCGACGTCGCCACCGGTGAAGTCATCACCGCCCTGCACCGTCGGCACCGGGCTGCGGAGTTCAAGAAGTTCCTGATCCGGATCGACAAGGAGGTGCCCGCACAGCTGCAGGTCCACCTGATCGTGGACAACTACGGCACCCACAAGACTCCAGCGATCAAGGCCTGGCTGGCGAGACACCCGCGCTTCGAGCTGCACTTCACCCCGACCGGCTCCTCCTGGATCAACCAGGTCGAGCGGTGGTTCGGCTACCTCGCGCACCAGATGATCCGCCGCGGCGCACACAAGAACATCCAAGCCCTCGAGGCCGACATCCGCGCCTGGGTCAAGGACTGGAACGAAGACCCTAAACCGTTCATCTGGACCAAGACCGCCGAAGAGATCCTCGACTCCCTCGCCCGCCTCTGCCGACGGATCTCTGGCGCAGGACACTAGCTTGGCGTCGGTGAACCACGGCTGCATGGGCACGGCTGAACTCCTCGACGGTTACTTGGGTCTTGGGTCACTGCGAAGGAGCAGGGGCTGCCGCGCCCCTTTAGGGGCGCGGGGAACTGCGCGACCAGCCCCCACCGGACCCGCAGTGAACAACCGGCCCCCTTAGCGGAGCGCTACGCGCGAGCGAGACGCAACGTCAGCACCTGGAACGGCCGCAACTCGACCACGACCCCACCGTCGACAACCTCAACGCGCTCGTCCACAAGCGGACGTTCCAACAGGTCGGTCACCTTCACCCCGCCCAACGGGAACCCCGTACGCAGGACGCCCTGCGCACGTCCGCCGCGCGACTCGTAGAGCCGTACGACGACATCCCCGGACCGGTCGTCCGCGAGCTTGACCGCCTCGACGGTGACGCCCTCCCCGTCGACGGAGACGACCGGCTCGGGGGCGCCCGCCGCATCCGCCACGCGGAGCGGGAGGTTGAGGGCGTAGCCCTCGGCGACGGCGTCCTCGATGGTCGCGCCGGGGAGCAGCGCGTAGGTGAAGCGGTGGCGGCCCTGGTCGGCCTCCGGGTCCGGGATGCGCGGGGCGCGGACCAGGCTGAGGCGGACCGTGGTCGTCGTACCGCCGTCCTCGCGGACCGTGCGGGAGACGTCGTGGCCGTACGTCGAGTCGTTGATGACGGCGACGCCGTAGCCGGGTTCGCCGATGTGTACCCAGCGGTGGCCGGACACCTCGAAGCGGGCCGCCTCCCAGCTGGTGTTGGTGTGCGTGGGGCGCTGGATGTGGCCGTACGCGATCTCGGCGGAGGTGTGCGGGGCGCGGATGTCCACCGGGAAGCCCGCCTTGAGGAACTTCTCGGCCTCGTGCCAGTCGATGTCCGTCTCGAAGTCGATGCGGGGGCTGCCGGCGCGCAGGGTGATGGTCTGGGTGATGGTCGAGCCGTTGCCGAAGGACCGCACGACGCGGATCGCGCCGAGCAGCGGGTCCTGGGCGGCGACGGTGATCTCCGAGGCGTCCAGCAGGTCCTTGTAGCGGTTCTTGTAATGCTTGTCGACGTCCCAGGCGTCCCAGTAGTTGGGAAGGTCGGTGTGGAGGCGGAGCAGGTTGCCCGCGTCGGCGAGGACTTCGCGGTTCGCCCGCAGGTCGCGGACGGACGACAGGGTTCCGTCGTCCGCCACCGTCACGCGTACGAGGCCGTTGTCGAGGGTGCGGCCCTCCACCGTCACCGGTTGCGGGGGCTCGGCGGCGGTGAGAGGTGCGCTGCCGCCCGCCGGTACCTCCACGTAGACCGGCCGGTCGGCCGCGCGCAGCACCTCGGAACGCTCGTACGGACTGGTGTTGAACACCCGGGGTCCGCCACCGCCGAGGGCGCTCACCGCCTCCTGCGTCAGGGCCTCCAACTCCTCGGCCACACGGGCGTATTCGGCCTCGGCCTCCCGGTGCACCCAGGCGATCGACGAGCCCGGCAGGATGTCGTGGAACTGGTGCAGCAGCACCGTCTTCCACAGGCGGTCCAGCTTCTCGTACGGGTAGGTGTAGCCCGGCGCGTGCAGTGCCGCCGTCGTCGCCCACAACTCGGCCTCGCGGAGCTTGTGTTCGGAGCGGCGGTTGCCCTGCTTGGTGCGGGCCTGCGAGGTGTAGGTGGCGCGGTGCAGTTCGAGGTAGAGCTCGCCGACCCAGACCGGGGCGTCGGGGTACTCCTCGCGGGCCTTGGCGAAGAAGTCGTCCGGGTGCTCGACGACGACCTTCGGGGAGCCCTCCAAGTCTGCCAGCCTGCGCGCCCGTTCCATGATCTCGCGGGTGGGGCCGCCACCGCCGTCGCCCCAGCCGAAGGGGGCAAGGGAGCGGGTGGCGCCTCCCTTCTCCTGGTAGTTGCGGACCGCGCGGGACATCTCCTCGCCGCTGAAGCGGGCGTTGTAGGTGTCGACCGGCGGGAAGTGCGTGAAGATGCGGGTGCCGTCGATGCCCTCCCACCAGAAGGTGTGGTGGGGGAACTTGTTGGTCTGGTTCCAGGAGATCTTCTGGGTGAGGAACCACTCGTTGCCGGCCAGCTTGGCGAGCTGCGGGTAGGCCGCGGTGTAGCCGAAGGAGTCGGGCAGCCACACGCCCTTGGTCTCGACGCCGAAGTGCTCGATGAAGAACCGCTTGCCGTGGATGAACTGCCGGGCGACCGCCTCGCCGCCGGGCAGGTTGCCGTCGGCCTCCACCCACATGCCGCCGACGGGAGCCCACTGGCCCTTCTTCACCGACTCCTGGATGCGTGCCCACACCTGCGGGTAGTTGTCGCGCACCCACTCGTACTGCTGGGCCTGCGAGCAGGCGAAGATGAAGTCCTCGTACTCGTCGGCGAGCGAGGTGACGTTCGAGAAGGTGCGGGACGTCTTGCGCTTGGTCTCGCGGATCGGCCACAGCCAGGCGGAGTCGATGTGCGCGTGGCCGACGCCGGAGACGGTGTGCGCGCTCGCGTGCGCGGGCTTCGACAGCACCGGCTCGAGCGCCTCACGCACCTCGGCCGCCGAGCCGGAGACGTCGTCCAGGTCCAGCAGGTCCATCGCCCGGTCCAGGGCGTGCGCGATCTCGTGCCGGCGCGGGTCGTGCTCGCCCAGTTCCAGCATCAGCTCGCGCAGTACCTGCACGTCCAGGTCGAGGTGGAAGACCTCCTCGTCGAGGACGGCGAGGTCGGCGCGCTGGAAGGTGTAGAGGGGCTTGTCGCCGGCGGTGAGGACGTCGCCCATGGGCGTGGTCTTGGAGAAGTTGTCGGCGAGGATGTCCGGGTTGGAGGCCGCCTCGACGAGGTAGTCGATCTGCTCACCGCCGGTCGCCGGGTTGGCGATGGGCACGTACTGGTTGAGCGGGTTGACCGCCTTCAGCGGGGTGCCGTCGGTGCGGTGGACCAGCGCCTCGGCCTGGTTGCCGGGCCAGTCGC contains:
- a CDS encoding MmyB family transcriptional regulator, with translation MAYQAGGQRPAPRPVPESLEAQAYLHDYATLLEAVTFPSVVLDHRWDVVLSNTAFETLFRGIGPHPTAMPYDNFLRFVLFHPDASTVLGDHESSWCLPMLALFAAAVERHGHDHGLQAIRRDIAQDPIMEAAYRHGLPHWIRAVGEQALAHDGAVRPLLHPDPRWGATDCRVVDETPRTLHEMGYTRMTLILRPARRATPTGRRPARARRTASHLTVVSAPDA
- a CDS encoding helix-turn-helix domain-containing protein — its product is MTDGFEGPGAAMAALPAVVARVTALADRLGVAHADAFATGRLSVASGVPEPVVKALLSGRPAGEPDVQARFLQRLDLLRRTRLKPNGRKYTQQEIADGAGMSRQQAGALINGDRRPTMEHCDAIQRFFRVHAGFLTAEDPEALAGALQRTEQELLQKLADREREAAAAADDPLERLLQDHGVRGIAWRAAQLPTDQHRDKVAEWLDMLLESVKRPES
- a CDS encoding toxin-antitoxin system, toxin component — its product is MRRLCGELVAELTLPAPARPEDLYGALCDAMSRRRGRPVHFRTAAFPPGTASGLWLDMNDQDVVVVEERTAPDHQLVILGHELWHMKAGHCSHHVEGAAVAARLLSDEADLEDTVRRIAARTRFDEAEEQDAESFGLLLASKCRTWLAGSSSRGPVQRDRLAGRIEASLGYLGL
- a CDS encoding 4'-phosphopantetheinyl transferase family protein; protein product: MIEELLPASVVVVETYGSDEPAPLYPEEEAVVARAVDKRRREFATVRTCARRAMEKLGVPPQAVLPGERGAPGWPAGLVGSMTHCEGYHAAALVRATDLASIGIDAEPHDPLPEGVLAAVALPTEVPRLSGLAALHPDIHWDRLLFSAKESVYKAWFPLTRQWLDFTEADIEISAHPGDRLGGAFRAELLVPGPLIDGRRLRHFEGRWTVRRGLVATAVSVRHQAGA
- a CDS encoding metallophosphoesterase family protein, whose amino-acid sequence is MTSTAGGAGQLLAISDLHIGYPENRALVEKMHPETDDDWLLVAGDVSETVSDVRWALKTLAGRFRKVVWAPGNHELWTHPKDPVTLRGVARYEHLVEECRELGVLTPEDPYPIWDGPGGPVAVAPLFLLYDYSFLPAGCATKEEGLAYAHGTGIVCNDEYLLHPDPYPSRDAWCRARVAATEGRLAELPGDLPTVLVNHYPLDRHPTDVLWYPEFAMWCGTGLTADWHRRFRVRTMVYGHLHIPRTTWHDGVRFEEVSVGYPREWSKRSQEPGALRRILPREVGPGDRGAAARLGGGRGDVR
- a CDS encoding ATP-grasp domain-containing protein: MVSRVRVWLNRTYAENVFFMDQLRRNPSDRAVEIHATHGDADSPVLAAADTADLEPEGLSPAAYVEYALDQCVRRGIDVFVPRAQQSAIVAHRADFEAVGTAVLAPPPEAVAVFHDKVIAYEAVEAIGVPVPPWWRVRSADELVAAVEELEAGGHKACFKPASGAGGVGFRNITRTPFSMMHLNGFPSSYVPLDLVVQAVRQSEEPVDWLVMPRLEQPEVSVDCLTGPDNRIRLAVGRTKNGRRRGFTLHEQWLAPARAIAEGFGLHYLSNIQFRMFGDTPVLMDVNTRPAGGLHQLSLCGVNAPWAAVQLALGEDPGEVVPPFLGQDYTVVSGPRPLRTVSLPQQREAVPPMSRTPVPSPAALEPRESGAGAAAQVLPL
- a CDS encoding sulfotransferase family protein codes for the protein MQAVSPPRRTLDAIPSPRPAAKPKESTYVAPIAPRLVEAPVFVLSSVRSGSTLLRVLLNSHSRIRAPHEMHLRTVHVELTRSFTADAMKALELDKAELEHLLWDRVLHLELTRSGKDIIVDKTPPNTLIWPRLDRCWPSARYILLLRHPGAIVASLTDRRRDPDHEAIRAEVLNYSEKLEEARQKLGNAHIVTYEELTAEPEKATRALCDYLGVDWESGMLDYGNKDHGTFRPQLGDWSSTIKSGRIQPARTADPTAELPPRLREIAKAWGYEV
- a CDS encoding alpha-L-fucosidase codes for the protein MNYWRRTLGIFIHWGIYAVDGVQESWSFYDDIVPYDTYMSQFERFTASRYEPREWAKLFARAGAKYAVLTTRHHDGVALWDTAYGDLNVGRDLISGYADALREQGLKVGFYYSHSDWSHPDYASTRKPGRPPELEDNRYSEVAAEDEDLDAWERFLAYRDGQIRELTARYKPDLMWFDGEWDRSEEQWRIPELAALIRSEVPDVVFNARMLSEGDYATPEQGAPVVPPEGPWELCLTINDSWGHQHHDHNHKSVDQLIRYFAETIGGGGNLLLSVGPREDGTIPQEQAERLEGLGDWIAKHAEAVYGTERGLPAGHHYGPSTLSKDRRTLYLILFDAPRAEINVRGLLGSVRRVSVLGSGTELAHRITGGLHETPGVLWIEPPAAADLDPHATVLAVELDGELELYRGAGRF
- a CDS encoding IS630 family transposase encodes the protein MTSTAGASVPRRGPKLQPLLLSDDERAVLERWTRRATSAQALALRARIVLACAGPEVPPIVAVARELRVAADTVRKWRRRFLTQRLDGLVDEPRPGRPPTISVDQVEAVVVTTLEQLPKNATHWSRKSMAQHSGLSKSTVGRIWRQFQLKPHLADTFKLSTDPLFVEKVYDVVGLYFNPPEGAVVLSVDEKSQIQALDRSQPVLPIMPGMPERRTHDYVRNGLTTLFAAFDVATGEVITALHRRHRAAEFKKFLIRIDKEVPAQLQVHLIVDNYGTHKTPAIKAWLARHPRFELHFTPTGSSWINQVERWFGYLAHQMIRRGAHKNIQALEADIRAWVKDWNEDPKPFIWTKTAEEILDSLARLCRRISGAGH